In Atribacteraceae bacterium, one DNA window encodes the following:
- a CDS encoding radical SAM protein codes for MKNLTFDEKVEVLGKAAQYDLCGACFAQEPRRRKPGGGWIYPAVFPNGKKANLLKILLSNHCSHNCYYCSNREGRLGVRSRFTAEELVRLFLLLHQQKRVRGLFLSSALDRNPYRTMEEMLKTADLLRRQHRFGGYIHLKILPESPSDYIEEALRLATRVSVNIEAPTPEHLRSIAPQKDFARIWSQFVLLREYARKGLKAAAGFTTQLVVGGSKENDRQIIETIAGLYREYGMARAYYSAFQPVDRTPLAEKQGESTWREHRLYQADFLLRKYGFQPEELIFDQGGNLFLKTDPKKVWAINHPEFFPVEINRATYQELLRVPGIGPVSAKKILTTQRLAPFREAESLRKLGVRTGVAASYLLINGKRASGQLSLFEKRRAPATSDESFVV; via the coding sequence ATGAAAAACCTGACCTTCGATGAAAAGGTGGAGGTTCTGGGTAAGGCAGCTCAATACGACCTATGCGGCGCTTGCTTTGCCCAGGAACCGCGGCGGAGGAAGCCCGGTGGGGGATGGATTTATCCCGCGGTGTTCCCCAATGGAAAAAAGGCAAATCTCTTGAAAATCCTTTTATCCAATCATTGTTCGCATAACTGCTACTATTGTTCCAACCGGGAGGGTAGACTGGGAGTGCGCAGCCGTTTCACCGCCGAAGAACTGGTCAGGCTTTTTCTGCTTCTTCATCAGCAAAAGCGGGTGCGGGGCCTTTTTTTAAGTTCGGCCTTGGATCGGAATCCTTACCGGACCATGGAGGAGATGCTTAAAACGGCCGATCTCCTGCGCCGCCAACATCGCTTCGGTGGCTACATTCATTTGAAGATACTCCCGGAATCGCCCTCCGACTACATTGAGGAGGCCTTGAGGCTGGCCACCAGGGTTTCAGTGAACATTGAAGCGCCGACCCCCGAGCATCTTAGGTCCATAGCCCCCCAGAAGGATTTTGCCCGGATCTGGAGTCAATTCGTCTTGCTCCGGGAATACGCACGAAAAGGACTGAAAGCGGCGGCCGGCTTTACCACCCAACTGGTGGTGGGGGGGAGTAAGGAGAACGACCGGCAAATTATTGAAACGATTGCCGGTCTCTATCGGGAATACGGGATGGCCAGGGCGTATTACAGCGCTTTTCAACCGGTGGACAGAACACCCTTGGCTGAAAAGCAAGGGGAGTCGACCTGGCGGGAACATCGCTTATACCAGGCCGATTTTCTCCTGCGAAAGTATGGATTCCAGCCGGAAGAGCTGATTTTCGACCAGGGAGGGAATCTTTTCCTGAAAACCGACCCAAAGAAAGTTTGGGCGATCAATCATCCGGAATTTTTCCCGGTGGAAATAAACCGGGCAACCTACCAGGAACTGTTGCGGGTACCGGGAATTGGTCCGGTTTCAGCCAAAAAAATCCTGACTACCCAGCGCCTCGCCCCGTTCCGGGAGGCGGAGTCTTTGCGTAAGCTGGGGGTTCGGACGGGTGTCGCCGCTTCCTATCTTTTGATCAATGGAAAACGGGCCAGTGGCCAACTTTCCCTTTTCGAAAAACGGCGTGCTCCGGCAACCTCCGATGAATCGTTCGTAGTCTGA